The DNA window TTGAACTAAGACACAGTTAGATCAGGCCTGCTACTCAGAATCTCAATCACCAGCTTCTCGCAATTCCCCCTTCTGTCCATCCGCAGTCTGATTGTGGCATTTTAGTGTTTCCCTTACCCATCTTTGCCGGTGAGATGGGGCTTGTCTGCCTTTGAATTTCCTATCTAATAAACTCCCATGTTTGTCTTCTTGGCCAGTCGTAACATTTAACTTCTCCTGGAGTActtctccctctgtagatcaaAGTTTATTGCCTGTGTCCTCCAGCAACAGGGAGAATGGAGGCTGTTACTTTCCCTCTTTCCCATTACAGCCGTCCCCAACCTCTTCATGCTGGAAACGGTGGACTCTGTGAAGTTGGCAGACAAGGTGAACAGTTCCTGGCAGAAGAAGGGTTCTCCTGAACGACTCAAGGTTATGGTCCAGATCAACACCAGTGGAGAGGAGAGTAAGTGACCAGACCTGCGCCCACTGTCAAGGGCGTGGTGAGGATTCATTGCGGTGATGCAGAACCCTGGATGCCTCGCTCGCTTGCTTGTTGTTGAGAGTGAATGCCAGGCATTTGCTTCCAGCCCTCTTCTAACCGCTCACATGTAGCAGATCTTGGCATGAAGGAGCTCAGCATGTTTTCCAGATGTGCACTAGAGTCAGGCTCTGGGTTCAGACCTCAGGTTCACAGTTCTAGTCGTGTAATCTTAAAAGGGACTTAgcctccctgcctcagtttccttggagACTGGTAACTAGTAAGAGGACTCACAGTTACTGTATGAAATGAAGTCTTAGGGCTGGCACAGTGTTTAATAGATTTTAGAGGTTACCATTATTATGTTTTATGAATGCTCCCTGGCTGGCTACATTACATATGAGTAGATACAAAATTGACTCCAGAGTCTCTTTATTACACTTCTTGACAATTAGCTATAATATGCCCTAATTCAATAACAGTGAAAATTCCTGCCAACTCCATTTAATAAATGGGGGCAAAGGCAAAGCAATATtaatagttctttttttgttttttgtttttttgagacagggtttctctgtataatagtcctggctgtcctggaacttactttgtagaccaggttggccttgaactcactgaaatctgcctgcctctgcctcgtaggtgctgggattaaaggcatgcaccaccactgcccagtttaatAGTTCTTAAACTACATAACAAATAACCCATCTGTGGCAGTTCCCCCAACTAGTAAGTTAAACTTAGCAAATAGAGAGCCtcaattttattatgtatatataatttactttttgcATGTAGTAACAAATTGATAAAACCATAAAGATGCCAGGTTTAGGAAAAAATCCCGAGACTCTTCTAGGACTTTGTCAATGTGACTCCCCTACTGGACAAAGACATGCATACATTAGTTccgtttctgtttctgtgataaagcaccatggccAAGGCTACTTGCAGAAGgcagggtttattttgtttacctTCCAGAGGAAAGGTCGGAGgcaggggagcatggcagccgGGACAGAGGCTGAGGGTTCACATCTTGAACCTCAGCACAGAGTAGGGGGAGAGCGAGGAGTGATTCATGGCTTTGAAACGTCACAGCTGGCACCCACGACATACTTTGTGCAGGGCCACATCTGGACCTAGCCAAACAGTGCCGGTAACTGGGGACGAAGCGTTCAAACTTGTGAGCCTACAGGGCACATTCTCATTGAAGCCACCAcatacttttccttttctgtttccccaGCCATGCTCAGCTAAAACCCGGTGGGCGTGGCTTAATGGGGGGAGCCTATGTGTGAAGAACCGTGGCTTCGGTCTCTggcactaaaaataaaaagtagaggggttggggatttggctcagtcagtggtagggtgcttgcctagcaagcgcaaggccctaggtttggtcctcggctccaaaaaatataaaaataaaaaagtgcagaaaataaaaagtagaatcgGGGAAGGAATAAAGAGAATCTGGTCTAACCGTAGCCCCTGAGTGGAAAAGGGGCAGGCATGAAGAGCCTCACATACACAGTCACTCTTTAGGCTTAGGGTAAGAGTCACCTCTGTTGTAAGGAAGGGATGGGAGTGTAGCCTTCTTCTGGCTGTTAAGACATGTTGGcataatgggttggggatttagctcagtggtagagcgtttgcctagcaagcacaaggccctgggttcgatcctcagctcaaaaaaaaaaaaaaaaagacatgttggCATAcccatcttctgtttcttttttgtgaaGGTAAACATGGCCTCCCGCCTTCAGAGACCATAGCCGTGGTGGAACACATCAAGGCCAATTGTCCCAGCCTGGAGTTTGTGGGGCTCATGACCATAGGAAGCTTTGGACATGATCTTAGTCAAGGACCAAACCCAGACTTCCAGGTACTGGGGTGGGGTGATGCTCTCGGGCCAGAGAAGCATCGTGGGGCTGTGGGTGTGGCCACCAGGAGGGTGTATTGAGCATGGGCAGCCCCTGTGCTTGACCCAGCCCTAGTGGGCTGCAGCAGCTTGCAGGGCTGGCATGTGGTACTTCAGGGACCGCTCAGAACATAGCCTGCCTCTTCTGAAATCGtctgagaaggggaagggaagcctaggctcccagacacacacacttcttccttAACTCAGTTTTCGCTTGGCTAAAACAATTTTTCGAGCaagcttttccttccttttgagtGACTGGTTGCATTTTTGTTGccgtgggtttgttttgtttctcttggaAGGTGGTGCTGGGTTTTTTCTCCACTGCTTGGGGTAGAACCTGGAGTCTGGAACATACTATGAAAGCATTCTaccgctgagccacacccctggcCCTGGTAGTTTTCTTGAAAGTAGGGACTGTGGCTAACATACTTATAATAACTTCTGATAATCATGACACACCTCAAAATCATGAAGAATAGAATCATCAGAAATATTTTGGTTTAAtgactttccttttgttttcattgatgGGTTtcgctttctgttttgttctggtttAGTTTGGCTGGGCTtgctttgttttggagacaaatTTCACtacctgtgtagcccaggctagtcttgaactcaggatTCTCCTGCCTATTCCCAAGCATTACAGGCAAGCAGCACTGTGCCCAGCAGATTTGGTCATCTTTTGACACCGTAGGAAACAACTGGAATAATCTGGTTAACACTTATGTTTTGGTCAGATGTTGCTGTCCCTGCGGCAGGAGCTGTGTGACAAGCTGAGCATCCCTGTGGACCGGGTGGAGCTGAGCATGGGCATGTCCGGGGACTTCCAGCATGCTGTAAGTGGCAGAAGGagtcagggggtggggggtggggtgtcttTTAAATGCCTCATCCTAGTAACCAGTCACAGTGATTCATCTATTTTAACATTGATACAAAATTAcaaccagccgggcagtggtggcacttgggaggcagaggcaggtggatctctgtgagttcaaggccagcctggtctacagagctagtccaggacaggctccaaagctacagagaaaccctgtctcgaaaaaacaaaaaaaaaattacaaccgAGTACTTCAAACTCCATAATCCACTCCATGTAATCTGGAAAAGGCTGAGGTGTAATTTAGAGCTTAATGAATGTGTTATAACATGGGTTTGCTCTCCCGGaaccaaaaaagaaatttaaaactgattttttttttgagctgaggatcaaacccagggccttgcgcttgctaggcaagtgctctaccactgagctaaatccccaaccctaaaactGGTTTTTAAAGGCATTTCATACATAAGTCCTAGGCCTTAGCTGTGTGACAGTAAGTATGAACTGAAGCAAAGTTCTGTGTTAGCAATTCACATACATGAATGAATTTCTAAGATAGTTAATACCTGGGTACCGTGGCACACTCCTGTAGTCCTGGCACTTGGAAATCAGAATCAAGAGGACTGTTGTtaagtttcaagccagcctggtctaccccacaagttccatgccagccaaggctacatagtgagaccctgctttaaaaataaataagccggGTGGctgtggtacacgcctttaatcccagcactctagaggcagaggcaggcagatctctgagttccaggaaaggcgcagagctacacagagaaaccctgtctccataaaccaaaataaataagttcaGAGTtctaaaaaaaattgaagtataAAATTGCATTTTGGAATATCACATAGATTAAAACAGTATGAAAAATCTAAACAGGAGTTTGAGTCTGTGTTTAGGTAACTACAGGTTTTCCTCCATTTGTTCAACCATGGCTCTTTGGTCATGGGCCGAGGGCAGCTCTTTGCTGGGCCGCTCCGTCCCACACACCTCAGTCTCTACCATCCCTTGTCCCCACGTCGATAACTGCCATTGAATTGCCTTTCTCTTGACCACCTGCTCCAGGGACACCAGAGCACCTGGCCGCCTTCAGCTGCAGCTCGGTTCTTTCTTATGCAGCCTCTGGGCATCCAAACTTAAGTGCAGCCTCGGCACCAGCTACACTTGAGTGTCTgcagctctcttgctctcttcttTCCCACAGATTGAAGTAGGATCAACAAATGTCCGGATAGGAAGCACCATTTTTGGAGAGCGAGATTACTCCAAGAAACCCACCCTAGACAAGACAACAACAGACCTGAAGGCCTCAGTGCCATTGGCGCAAGGACAGTGAGTGAGGCCAGGACAGCTGACAAGATCAACTCTGCACCGGCCTAGGTTTTCATTTCGGTGTTCCGCATGTTCCCAAGCACACTTTCCGTGGCATGTGTAGAGCGCTGAGGATCACATGTGTTGATGGAGACCACCTGCGCTTCACCTCTGCCTAGGACACTCCATCTGAGCAGTGGCTTAGGCTTGAATTGGAGGAGTCCTGAGACTCCAGAACTGACACCAAATCAGTAGCCAGGAACTGAGATCAACTGAACACTGCCAGGAACACCCAACCCTCCATGACTGCC is part of the Onychomys torridus chromosome 17, mOncTor1.1, whole genome shotgun sequence genome and encodes:
- the LOC118569118 gene encoding pyridoxal phosphate homeostasis protein, which gives rise to MWRAGSMSTELGVGLALRAVKERVQQSVARRPRDLPAIQPRLVAVSKTKPADMVIEAYGHGQRTFGENYVQELLEKASNPKILSSCPEIKWHFIGHLQKQNVNKLMAVPNLFMLETVDSVKLADKVNSSWQKKGSPERLKVMVQINTSGEESKHGLPPSETIAVVEHIKANCPSLEFVGLMTIGSFGHDLSQGPNPDFQMLLSLRQELCDKLSIPVDRVELSMGMSGDFQHAIEVGSTNVRIGSTIFGERDYSKKPTLDKTTTDLKASVPLAQGQ